From Thamnophis elegans isolate rThaEle1 chromosome 12, rThaEle1.pri, whole genome shotgun sequence, one genomic window encodes:
- the DHX34 gene encoding probable ATP-dependent RNA helicase DHX34 isoform X3 yields the protein MAAEGWDCPATRARLEAAYFPPGCGGQELEDFWAFLRRLRGFCERRGSGAGDRPAYDPRCRLNLRLPRREAPGVSPPLARRFGLALLRFLDFAQRRSLARLARLQRERAALPIARSREPLLAALAGSPVVLVAGDTGCGKSTQVPQFLLAAGYAHVACTQPRRLACVALAQRVARESLGRFGEQVGYQIRFESARSPATRVVFLTEGLLLRQAQREPALPAYRVLIVDEVHERHLHGDFLLGVLRRLLPSRPDLKLVLMSATINIRLFADYFGEAPVIQVPGRLFPITVFDLAPPGVRKCIISTNIAETSVTIDGVRFVVDAGKVKELSYDSKAKLHRLQEFWISRASAEQRKGRAGRTGPGVCYRLYAESDYDNFAPYPVPEIQRVALDALILQMKSMGLGDPREFPFLEPPPQASLEAALGYLKHQGALDSAEALTPIGTLLAQLPVDVVIGKMLVLGTLLDLAAPTLTIAAVLSVPSPFLHRGGGHRDLECLAARRSLGSPLGDPLTLLNIFNAWVQVGRAREGPQVQREELDVPVLLFLCGIFLESQRSVRWEDLLPGFFPNPGPSCRNISLGSLDLLSAFPLCSFGLATGTPFAAASFQPSSIPAPGQGMGRPCVGTELGHASQASLVFGWQEKAANCRGSQRWCRRRGLEEHRLYEAANLRRQFQELLQDHRLLCPPARPCSSYARQRRRREHRELHRLKREHQQRGGRRRKLLRLQEEEQQEGGGGGGGGGGRGCSSGEEEEGSSCLDIQDVNFQLRHDMEELQAAACEGHRLSTGQLALLQLVLARGLYPQLAAPDPFNETRKDSEQIFHTREKAGLVLHPTSVFADDPELLHSGSKAGKDPDAKERMTSHPQVLFFVSLLETHKPYLVNCLRLPALQVLLLLARSLDTNADCTRIVADSWLELQVPVAEAAVRVLGIALRLRASWDKVLDRCLQRLAGQAEEEKETEAPPSALEVCQLTHELLSFLKTEVQYSLRRMTPLEQQHLYVGPRVAPGEAKGLPSFFQGMQLVPHEVKGGYRIGEFLTFNCLAGEGDLYSDCLRSFWTCPRCDLYMPFTPLERVAHEEACRSPDPQDRELGHKGPRRGAAEATSGTSGLQQLYHCAVCQDSLHLTPTEILKHQKQHRGHL from the exons ATGGCGGCGGAGGGCTGGGACTGCCCCGCCACCCGCGCCCGCCTGGAGGCCGCTTACTTCCCGCCGGGCTGCGGCGGCCAGGAGCTGGAGGACTTCTGGGCTTTCCTCCGGCGCCTGCGGGGCTTCTGCGAGCGGCGGGGCTCCGGCGCGGGGGACCGGCCGGCCTACGATCCCAGGTGCCGCCTGAACCTGCGGCTGCCCCGGCGAGAGGCGCCCGGCGTGTCTCCGCCGCTGGCGCGCCGCTTCGGCCTGGCGCTGCTCCGCTTCCTGGACTTCGCGCAGCGGCGGAGCTTGGCCCGGCTGGCGCGGCTGCAGCGGGAGCGCGCCGCCCTGCCCATCGCCCGCTCGCGGGAGCCGCTGCTGGCCGCGCTGGCAGGCAGCCCGGTGGTGCTGGTGGCCGGGGACACGGGCTGCGGCAAGTCCACGCAGGTGCCCCAGTTCCTGCTGGCCGCCGGCTACGCCCACGTGGCCTGCACCCAGCCGCGGCGCCTGGCCTGCGTGGCGCTGGCCCAGCGCGTGGCCCGCGAGAGCCTGGGCCGCTTCGGGGAGCAG GTGGGCTACCAGATCCGCTTCGAAAGCGCCCGCTCGCCGGCCACGCGCGTCGTCTTCCTGACCGAAGGGCTGCTCCTGCGCCAGGCCCAGCGGGAGCCCGCGCTGCCCGCCTACCGGGTGCTGATTGTGGACGAGGTGCACGAGCGGCACCTGCACGGCGACTTCCTGCTGGGTGTCCTGCGCCGCCTGCTGCCTTCCCGGCCCGACCTCAAGCTGGTGCTCATGTCGGCCACCATCAACATCCGGCTCTTCGCCGACTATTTTGGGGAGGCTCCTGTCATCCAGGTCCCTGGGCGCCTCTTCCCCATCACG GTCTTTGACCTTGCTCCCCCTGGAGTCCGGAAGTGCATCATTTCCACCAACATTGCCGAGACTTCCGTGACCATTGATGGGGTCCGGTTTGTTGTGGATGCAG GAAAGGTGAAAGAGCTGAGCTATGACTCCAAGGCCAAGCTGCATCGCCTCCAGGAGTTCTGGATCAGCCGAGCCAGTGCTGAGCAACGCAAGGGCCGGGCAGGCCGCACTGGGCCCGGGGTCTGCTACCGCCTCTACGCTGAATCGGACTATGACAATTTTGCCCCCTACCCAGTGCCAGAGATCCAGCGGGTGGCACTGGATGCTCTGATTTTACAG ATGAAGAGCATGGGCTTAGGCGACCCCCGAGAGTTCCCTTTCCTGGAGCCGCCCCCTCAGGCCAGCCTGGAGGCCGCCCTGGGCTACCTAAAGCATCAGGGTGCCCTGGACTCAGCAGAGGCCCTAACGCCCATTGGGACTCTCCTGGCTCAGCTGCCGGTGGATGTGGTGATCG GGAAGATGCTGGTGTTGGGGACGCTCCTGGACCTCGCTGCCCCCACGCTCACCATTGCCGCCGTCCTCAGCGTGCCCTCTCCCTTCCTGCACAGGGGCGGGGGGCACAGGGACCTGGAGTGCCTGGCAGCCCGGCGAAGCCTGGGGAGCCCACTGGGAGACCCCCTGACCCTTCTGAATATCTTCAACGCCTGGGTCCAGGTAGGCAGGGCGCGGGAAGGGCCACAGGTGCAGCGTGAAGAGCTCGACGTGCCAGTCCTTCTCTTCCTGTGCGGCATCTTCCTCGAGAGCCAGAGGAGCGTCAGGTGGGAGGATCTCCTTCCAGGCTTCTTTCCCAACCCAGGGCCCTCGTGCCGGAATATTTCTCTGGGTTCCCTGGATCTTCTCTCGGCATTTCCCCTTTGCTCTTtcggcttggcaactggcacccCATTTGCGGCAGCATCCTTCCAGCCAAGCTCCATTCCTGCTCCAGGCCAGGGGATGGGAAGGCCTTGCGTGGGGACAGAGCTGGGCCACGCAAGTCAGGCTTCCCTTGTCTTTGGCTGGCAGGAGAAAGCGGCCAATTGCCGAGGATCCCAGCGATGGTGCCGGCGTCGGGGCCTGGAGGAGCACCGGCTCTATGAGGCGGCCAATCTGCGGCGCCAGTTTCAG GAATTGCTGCAGGACCACCGACTGCTGTGCCCCCCTGCTCGGCCTTGCAGCTCCTATGCTCGACAGAGGAGGAGGCGGGAACACCGAGAGCTGCACAGACTCAAGCGGGAGCATCAGCAGCGGGGGGGCCGCCGAAGGAAGCTGTTGCGGCTGCAGGAAGAGGAGCagcaagagggaggaggaggaggaggaggaggaggagggcgcggTTGTTCAtctggggaagaggaggagggcagTTCCTGCCTAGACATTCAG GATGTGAATTTTCAGCTGCGGCATGATATGGAGGAGCTGCAGGCGGCTGCCTGTGAAGGCCACAGGCTCTCGACTGGCCAGCTGGCTCTACTGCAGCTGGTGCTGGCTCGGGGCCTTTACCCTCAGCTGGCTGCCCCCGACCCTTTCAACGAGACCCGCAAGGATTCGGAACAG ATCTTCCACACGAGAGAGAAAGCCGGCCTTGTCCTGCACCCAACCAGTGTCTTTGCTGATGACCCAGAACTGCTGCATTCGGGCTCCAAGGCTGGTAAGGACCCAG ATGCCAAGGAGAGGATGACCAGCCACCCCCAAGTCCTGTTCTTCGTCTCCTTGCTGGAGACCCACAAGCCCTACCTGGTGAACTGTCTCCGCCTGCCGGCACTGCAG GTGCTACTGCTTTTGGCCCGCTCTCTCGATACCAATGCTGACTGTACACGCATTGTGGCTGACTCCTGGCTTGAGCTCCAGGTCCCCGTGGCAGAGGCGGCCGTGCGGGTACTCGGCATTGCCCTACGCCTCCGGGCCTCTTGGGACAAAGTGTTGGACAGGTGTCTGCAAAGATTGGCAGGCCAggctgaggaagagaaagagacagaggcacCACCCAGCGCCTTAGAGGTGTGCCAACTCACACACGAACTGTTGAGCTTCCTGAAGACGGAG GTCCAGTACAGCCTCCGGCGAATGACCCCGCTGGAGCAGCAGCACCTGTATGTGGGCCCTCGGGTGGCGCCTGGGGAGGCTAAGGGGCTGCCCAGCTTCTTCCAGGGGATGCAGCTGGTGCCCCACGAGGTGAAAGGTGGCTACAGGATTGGCGAGTTCCTGACGTTCAATTGTCTGGCA GGGGAGGGAGACCTGTACAGTGACTGCCTGCGCAGCTTCTGGACATGCCCTCGATGCGACCTCTACATGCCCTTCACACCTCTGGAGCGTGTGGCCCATGAAGAGGCCTGCCGGTCTCCTGACCCTCAGGACAGGGAGCTTGGCCACAAAG GGCCCAGAAGGGGTGCGGCGGAGGCTACCTCTGGCACCTCTGGCCTGCAGCAGCTCTACCACTGTGCCGTCTGCCAGGACAGCCTGCATCTCACACCCACAGAAATCCTGAAGCATCAGAAGCAGCATCGGGGGCACCTGTGA
- the DHX34 gene encoding probable ATP-dependent RNA helicase DHX34 isoform X2, producing MAAEGWDCPATRARLEAAYFPPGCGGQELEDFWAFLRRLRGFCERRGSGAGDRPAYDPRCRLNLRLPRREAPGVSPPLARRFGLALLRFLDFAQRRSLARLARLQRERAALPIARSREPLLAALAGSPVVLVAGDTGCGKSTQVPQFLLAAGYAHVACTQPRRLACVALAQRVARESLGRFGEQVGYQIRFESARSPATRVVFLTEGLLLRQAQREPALPAYRVLIVDEVHERHLHGDFLLGVLRRLLPSRPDLKLVLMSATINIRLFADYFGEAPVIQVPGRLFPITVIYEPIRPEESSRGRRERLGVQPFLRVLQAIDHKYPPEERGDLLIFLSGVAEIGAVVEAAQSYAAFTKRWVVLPLHSTLSVTEQDKVFDLAPPGVRKCIISTNIAETSVTIDGVRFVVDAGKVKELSYDSKAKLHRLQEFWISRASAEQRKGRAGRTGPGVCYRLYAESDYDNFAPYPVPEIQRVALDALILQMKSMGLGDPREFPFLEPPPQASLEAALGYLKHQGALDSAEALTPIGTLLAQLPVDVVIGKMLVLGTLLDLAAPTLTIAAVLSVPSPFLHRGGGHRDLECLAARRSLGSPLGDPLTLLNIFNAWVQVGRAREGPQVQREELDVPVLLFLCGIFLESQRSVRWEDLLPGFFPNPGPSCRNISLGSLDLLSAFPLCSFGLATGTPFAAASFQPSSIPAPGQGMGRPCVGTELGHASQASLVFGWQEKAANCRGSQRWCRRRGLEEHRLYEAANLRRQFQELLQDHRLLCPPARPCSSYARQRRRREHRELHRLKREHQQRGGRRRKLLRLQEEEQQEGGGGGGGGGGRGCSSGEEEEGSSCLDIQDVNFQLRHDMEELQAAACEGHRLSTGQLALLQLVLARGLYPQLAAPDPFNETRKDSEQIFHTREKAGLVLHPTSVFADDPELLHSGSKADAKERMTSHPQVLFFVSLLETHKPYLVNCLRLPALQVLLLLARSLDTNADCTRIVADSWLELQVPVAEAAVRVLGIALRLRASWDKVLDRCLQRLAGQAEEEKETEAPPSALEVCQLTHELLSFLKTEVQYSLRRMTPLEQQHLYVGPRVAPGEAKGLPSFFQGMQLVPHEVKGGYRIGEFLTFNCLAGEGDLYSDCLRSFWTCPRCDLYMPFTPLERVAHEEACRSPDPQDRELGHKGPRRGAAEATSGTSGLQQLYHCAVCQDSLHLTPTEILKHQKQHRGHL from the exons ATGGCGGCGGAGGGCTGGGACTGCCCCGCCACCCGCGCCCGCCTGGAGGCCGCTTACTTCCCGCCGGGCTGCGGCGGCCAGGAGCTGGAGGACTTCTGGGCTTTCCTCCGGCGCCTGCGGGGCTTCTGCGAGCGGCGGGGCTCCGGCGCGGGGGACCGGCCGGCCTACGATCCCAGGTGCCGCCTGAACCTGCGGCTGCCCCGGCGAGAGGCGCCCGGCGTGTCTCCGCCGCTGGCGCGCCGCTTCGGCCTGGCGCTGCTCCGCTTCCTGGACTTCGCGCAGCGGCGGAGCTTGGCCCGGCTGGCGCGGCTGCAGCGGGAGCGCGCCGCCCTGCCCATCGCCCGCTCGCGGGAGCCGCTGCTGGCCGCGCTGGCAGGCAGCCCGGTGGTGCTGGTGGCCGGGGACACGGGCTGCGGCAAGTCCACGCAGGTGCCCCAGTTCCTGCTGGCCGCCGGCTACGCCCACGTGGCCTGCACCCAGCCGCGGCGCCTGGCCTGCGTGGCGCTGGCCCAGCGCGTGGCCCGCGAGAGCCTGGGCCGCTTCGGGGAGCAG GTGGGCTACCAGATCCGCTTCGAAAGCGCCCGCTCGCCGGCCACGCGCGTCGTCTTCCTGACCGAAGGGCTGCTCCTGCGCCAGGCCCAGCGGGAGCCCGCGCTGCCCGCCTACCGGGTGCTGATTGTGGACGAGGTGCACGAGCGGCACCTGCACGGCGACTTCCTGCTGGGTGTCCTGCGCCGCCTGCTGCCTTCCCGGCCCGACCTCAAGCTGGTGCTCATGTCGGCCACCATCAACATCCGGCTCTTCGCCGACTATTTTGGGGAGGCTCCTGTCATCCAGGTCCCTGGGCGCCTCTTCCCCATCACG GTCATCTATGAACCCATCCGCCCTGAGGAAAGCAGCCGTGGGCGCAGGGAGCGACTGGGCGTGCAGCCCTTCCTACGGGTGCTTCAGGCCATCGACCACAAGTACCCGCCAGAGGAGAGGGGAGACCTGCTCATCTTCCTCAGCGGGGTGGCTGAGATTGGGGCGGTGGTGGAGGCTGCACAGTCTTACGCGGCCTTCACCAAGCGCTGGGTGGTCCTTCCTCTgcacagcaccctctctgtgacCGAGCAGGACAAG GTCTTTGACCTTGCTCCCCCTGGAGTCCGGAAGTGCATCATTTCCACCAACATTGCCGAGACTTCCGTGACCATTGATGGGGTCCGGTTTGTTGTGGATGCAG GAAAGGTGAAAGAGCTGAGCTATGACTCCAAGGCCAAGCTGCATCGCCTCCAGGAGTTCTGGATCAGCCGAGCCAGTGCTGAGCAACGCAAGGGCCGGGCAGGCCGCACTGGGCCCGGGGTCTGCTACCGCCTCTACGCTGAATCGGACTATGACAATTTTGCCCCCTACCCAGTGCCAGAGATCCAGCGGGTGGCACTGGATGCTCTGATTTTACAG ATGAAGAGCATGGGCTTAGGCGACCCCCGAGAGTTCCCTTTCCTGGAGCCGCCCCCTCAGGCCAGCCTGGAGGCCGCCCTGGGCTACCTAAAGCATCAGGGTGCCCTGGACTCAGCAGAGGCCCTAACGCCCATTGGGACTCTCCTGGCTCAGCTGCCGGTGGATGTGGTGATCG GGAAGATGCTGGTGTTGGGGACGCTCCTGGACCTCGCTGCCCCCACGCTCACCATTGCCGCCGTCCTCAGCGTGCCCTCTCCCTTCCTGCACAGGGGCGGGGGGCACAGGGACCTGGAGTGCCTGGCAGCCCGGCGAAGCCTGGGGAGCCCACTGGGAGACCCCCTGACCCTTCTGAATATCTTCAACGCCTGGGTCCAGGTAGGCAGGGCGCGGGAAGGGCCACAGGTGCAGCGTGAAGAGCTCGACGTGCCAGTCCTTCTCTTCCTGTGCGGCATCTTCCTCGAGAGCCAGAGGAGCGTCAGGTGGGAGGATCTCCTTCCAGGCTTCTTTCCCAACCCAGGGCCCTCGTGCCGGAATATTTCTCTGGGTTCCCTGGATCTTCTCTCGGCATTTCCCCTTTGCTCTTtcggcttggcaactggcacccCATTTGCGGCAGCATCCTTCCAGCCAAGCTCCATTCCTGCTCCAGGCCAGGGGATGGGAAGGCCTTGCGTGGGGACAGAGCTGGGCCACGCAAGTCAGGCTTCCCTTGTCTTTGGCTGGCAGGAGAAAGCGGCCAATTGCCGAGGATCCCAGCGATGGTGCCGGCGTCGGGGCCTGGAGGAGCACCGGCTCTATGAGGCGGCCAATCTGCGGCGCCAGTTTCAG GAATTGCTGCAGGACCACCGACTGCTGTGCCCCCCTGCTCGGCCTTGCAGCTCCTATGCTCGACAGAGGAGGAGGCGGGAACACCGAGAGCTGCACAGACTCAAGCGGGAGCATCAGCAGCGGGGGGGCCGCCGAAGGAAGCTGTTGCGGCTGCAGGAAGAGGAGCagcaagagggaggaggaggaggaggaggaggaggagggcgcggTTGTTCAtctggggaagaggaggagggcagTTCCTGCCTAGACATTCAG GATGTGAATTTTCAGCTGCGGCATGATATGGAGGAGCTGCAGGCGGCTGCCTGTGAAGGCCACAGGCTCTCGACTGGCCAGCTGGCTCTACTGCAGCTGGTGCTGGCTCGGGGCCTTTACCCTCAGCTGGCTGCCCCCGACCCTTTCAACGAGACCCGCAAGGATTCGGAACAG ATCTTCCACACGAGAGAGAAAGCCGGCCTTGTCCTGCACCCAACCAGTGTCTTTGCTGATGACCCAGAACTGCTGCATTCGGGCTCCAAGGCTG ATGCCAAGGAGAGGATGACCAGCCACCCCCAAGTCCTGTTCTTCGTCTCCTTGCTGGAGACCCACAAGCCCTACCTGGTGAACTGTCTCCGCCTGCCGGCACTGCAG GTGCTACTGCTTTTGGCCCGCTCTCTCGATACCAATGCTGACTGTACACGCATTGTGGCTGACTCCTGGCTTGAGCTCCAGGTCCCCGTGGCAGAGGCGGCCGTGCGGGTACTCGGCATTGCCCTACGCCTCCGGGCCTCTTGGGACAAAGTGTTGGACAGGTGTCTGCAAAGATTGGCAGGCCAggctgaggaagagaaagagacagaggcacCACCCAGCGCCTTAGAGGTGTGCCAACTCACACACGAACTGTTGAGCTTCCTGAAGACGGAG GTCCAGTACAGCCTCCGGCGAATGACCCCGCTGGAGCAGCAGCACCTGTATGTGGGCCCTCGGGTGGCGCCTGGGGAGGCTAAGGGGCTGCCCAGCTTCTTCCAGGGGATGCAGCTGGTGCCCCACGAGGTGAAAGGTGGCTACAGGATTGGCGAGTTCCTGACGTTCAATTGTCTGGCA GGGGAGGGAGACCTGTACAGTGACTGCCTGCGCAGCTTCTGGACATGCCCTCGATGCGACCTCTACATGCCCTTCACACCTCTGGAGCGTGTGGCCCATGAAGAGGCCTGCCGGTCTCCTGACCCTCAGGACAGGGAGCTTGGCCACAAAG GGCCCAGAAGGGGTGCGGCGGAGGCTACCTCTGGCACCTCTGGCCTGCAGCAGCTCTACCACTGTGCCGTCTGCCAGGACAGCCTGCATCTCACACCCACAGAAATCCTGAAGCATCAGAAGCAGCATCGGGGGCACCTGTGA
- the DHX34 gene encoding probable ATP-dependent RNA helicase DHX34 isoform X1, whose product MAAEGWDCPATRARLEAAYFPPGCGGQELEDFWAFLRRLRGFCERRGSGAGDRPAYDPRCRLNLRLPRREAPGVSPPLARRFGLALLRFLDFAQRRSLARLARLQRERAALPIARSREPLLAALAGSPVVLVAGDTGCGKSTQVPQFLLAAGYAHVACTQPRRLACVALAQRVARESLGRFGEQVGYQIRFESARSPATRVVFLTEGLLLRQAQREPALPAYRVLIVDEVHERHLHGDFLLGVLRRLLPSRPDLKLVLMSATINIRLFADYFGEAPVIQVPGRLFPITVIYEPIRPEESSRGRRERLGVQPFLRVLQAIDHKYPPEERGDLLIFLSGVAEIGAVVEAAQSYAAFTKRWVVLPLHSTLSVTEQDKVFDLAPPGVRKCIISTNIAETSVTIDGVRFVVDAGKVKELSYDSKAKLHRLQEFWISRASAEQRKGRAGRTGPGVCYRLYAESDYDNFAPYPVPEIQRVALDALILQMKSMGLGDPREFPFLEPPPQASLEAALGYLKHQGALDSAEALTPIGTLLAQLPVDVVIGKMLVLGTLLDLAAPTLTIAAVLSVPSPFLHRGGGHRDLECLAARRSLGSPLGDPLTLLNIFNAWVQVGRAREGPQVQREELDVPVLLFLCGIFLESQRSVRWEDLLPGFFPNPGPSCRNISLGSLDLLSAFPLCSFGLATGTPFAAASFQPSSIPAPGQGMGRPCVGTELGHASQASLVFGWQEKAANCRGSQRWCRRRGLEEHRLYEAANLRRQFQELLQDHRLLCPPARPCSSYARQRRRREHRELHRLKREHQQRGGRRRKLLRLQEEEQQEGGGGGGGGGGRGCSSGEEEEGSSCLDIQDVNFQLRHDMEELQAAACEGHRLSTGQLALLQLVLARGLYPQLAAPDPFNETRKDSEQIFHTREKAGLVLHPTSVFADDPELLHSGSKAGKDPDAKERMTSHPQVLFFVSLLETHKPYLVNCLRLPALQVLLLLARSLDTNADCTRIVADSWLELQVPVAEAAVRVLGIALRLRASWDKVLDRCLQRLAGQAEEEKETEAPPSALEVCQLTHELLSFLKTEVQYSLRRMTPLEQQHLYVGPRVAPGEAKGLPSFFQGMQLVPHEVKGGYRIGEFLTFNCLAGEGDLYSDCLRSFWTCPRCDLYMPFTPLERVAHEEACRSPDPQDRELGHKGPRRGAAEATSGTSGLQQLYHCAVCQDSLHLTPTEILKHQKQHRGHL is encoded by the exons ATGGCGGCGGAGGGCTGGGACTGCCCCGCCACCCGCGCCCGCCTGGAGGCCGCTTACTTCCCGCCGGGCTGCGGCGGCCAGGAGCTGGAGGACTTCTGGGCTTTCCTCCGGCGCCTGCGGGGCTTCTGCGAGCGGCGGGGCTCCGGCGCGGGGGACCGGCCGGCCTACGATCCCAGGTGCCGCCTGAACCTGCGGCTGCCCCGGCGAGAGGCGCCCGGCGTGTCTCCGCCGCTGGCGCGCCGCTTCGGCCTGGCGCTGCTCCGCTTCCTGGACTTCGCGCAGCGGCGGAGCTTGGCCCGGCTGGCGCGGCTGCAGCGGGAGCGCGCCGCCCTGCCCATCGCCCGCTCGCGGGAGCCGCTGCTGGCCGCGCTGGCAGGCAGCCCGGTGGTGCTGGTGGCCGGGGACACGGGCTGCGGCAAGTCCACGCAGGTGCCCCAGTTCCTGCTGGCCGCCGGCTACGCCCACGTGGCCTGCACCCAGCCGCGGCGCCTGGCCTGCGTGGCGCTGGCCCAGCGCGTGGCCCGCGAGAGCCTGGGCCGCTTCGGGGAGCAG GTGGGCTACCAGATCCGCTTCGAAAGCGCCCGCTCGCCGGCCACGCGCGTCGTCTTCCTGACCGAAGGGCTGCTCCTGCGCCAGGCCCAGCGGGAGCCCGCGCTGCCCGCCTACCGGGTGCTGATTGTGGACGAGGTGCACGAGCGGCACCTGCACGGCGACTTCCTGCTGGGTGTCCTGCGCCGCCTGCTGCCTTCCCGGCCCGACCTCAAGCTGGTGCTCATGTCGGCCACCATCAACATCCGGCTCTTCGCCGACTATTTTGGGGAGGCTCCTGTCATCCAGGTCCCTGGGCGCCTCTTCCCCATCACG GTCATCTATGAACCCATCCGCCCTGAGGAAAGCAGCCGTGGGCGCAGGGAGCGACTGGGCGTGCAGCCCTTCCTACGGGTGCTTCAGGCCATCGACCACAAGTACCCGCCAGAGGAGAGGGGAGACCTGCTCATCTTCCTCAGCGGGGTGGCTGAGATTGGGGCGGTGGTGGAGGCTGCACAGTCTTACGCGGCCTTCACCAAGCGCTGGGTGGTCCTTCCTCTgcacagcaccctctctgtgacCGAGCAGGACAAG GTCTTTGACCTTGCTCCCCCTGGAGTCCGGAAGTGCATCATTTCCACCAACATTGCCGAGACTTCCGTGACCATTGATGGGGTCCGGTTTGTTGTGGATGCAG GAAAGGTGAAAGAGCTGAGCTATGACTCCAAGGCCAAGCTGCATCGCCTCCAGGAGTTCTGGATCAGCCGAGCCAGTGCTGAGCAACGCAAGGGCCGGGCAGGCCGCACTGGGCCCGGGGTCTGCTACCGCCTCTACGCTGAATCGGACTATGACAATTTTGCCCCCTACCCAGTGCCAGAGATCCAGCGGGTGGCACTGGATGCTCTGATTTTACAG ATGAAGAGCATGGGCTTAGGCGACCCCCGAGAGTTCCCTTTCCTGGAGCCGCCCCCTCAGGCCAGCCTGGAGGCCGCCCTGGGCTACCTAAAGCATCAGGGTGCCCTGGACTCAGCAGAGGCCCTAACGCCCATTGGGACTCTCCTGGCTCAGCTGCCGGTGGATGTGGTGATCG GGAAGATGCTGGTGTTGGGGACGCTCCTGGACCTCGCTGCCCCCACGCTCACCATTGCCGCCGTCCTCAGCGTGCCCTCTCCCTTCCTGCACAGGGGCGGGGGGCACAGGGACCTGGAGTGCCTGGCAGCCCGGCGAAGCCTGGGGAGCCCACTGGGAGACCCCCTGACCCTTCTGAATATCTTCAACGCCTGGGTCCAGGTAGGCAGGGCGCGGGAAGGGCCACAGGTGCAGCGTGAAGAGCTCGACGTGCCAGTCCTTCTCTTCCTGTGCGGCATCTTCCTCGAGAGCCAGAGGAGCGTCAGGTGGGAGGATCTCCTTCCAGGCTTCTTTCCCAACCCAGGGCCCTCGTGCCGGAATATTTCTCTGGGTTCCCTGGATCTTCTCTCGGCATTTCCCCTTTGCTCTTtcggcttggcaactggcacccCATTTGCGGCAGCATCCTTCCAGCCAAGCTCCATTCCTGCTCCAGGCCAGGGGATGGGAAGGCCTTGCGTGGGGACAGAGCTGGGCCACGCAAGTCAGGCTTCCCTTGTCTTTGGCTGGCAGGAGAAAGCGGCCAATTGCCGAGGATCCCAGCGATGGTGCCGGCGTCGGGGCCTGGAGGAGCACCGGCTCTATGAGGCGGCCAATCTGCGGCGCCAGTTTCAG GAATTGCTGCAGGACCACCGACTGCTGTGCCCCCCTGCTCGGCCTTGCAGCTCCTATGCTCGACAGAGGAGGAGGCGGGAACACCGAGAGCTGCACAGACTCAAGCGGGAGCATCAGCAGCGGGGGGGCCGCCGAAGGAAGCTGTTGCGGCTGCAGGAAGAGGAGCagcaagagggaggaggaggaggaggaggaggaggagggcgcggTTGTTCAtctggggaagaggaggagggcagTTCCTGCCTAGACATTCAG GATGTGAATTTTCAGCTGCGGCATGATATGGAGGAGCTGCAGGCGGCTGCCTGTGAAGGCCACAGGCTCTCGACTGGCCAGCTGGCTCTACTGCAGCTGGTGCTGGCTCGGGGCCTTTACCCTCAGCTGGCTGCCCCCGACCCTTTCAACGAGACCCGCAAGGATTCGGAACAG ATCTTCCACACGAGAGAGAAAGCCGGCCTTGTCCTGCACCCAACCAGTGTCTTTGCTGATGACCCAGAACTGCTGCATTCGGGCTCCAAGGCTGGTAAGGACCCAG ATGCCAAGGAGAGGATGACCAGCCACCCCCAAGTCCTGTTCTTCGTCTCCTTGCTGGAGACCCACAAGCCCTACCTGGTGAACTGTCTCCGCCTGCCGGCACTGCAG GTGCTACTGCTTTTGGCCCGCTCTCTCGATACCAATGCTGACTGTACACGCATTGTGGCTGACTCCTGGCTTGAGCTCCAGGTCCCCGTGGCAGAGGCGGCCGTGCGGGTACTCGGCATTGCCCTACGCCTCCGGGCCTCTTGGGACAAAGTGTTGGACAGGTGTCTGCAAAGATTGGCAGGCCAggctgaggaagagaaagagacagaggcacCACCCAGCGCCTTAGAGGTGTGCCAACTCACACACGAACTGTTGAGCTTCCTGAAGACGGAG GTCCAGTACAGCCTCCGGCGAATGACCCCGCTGGAGCAGCAGCACCTGTATGTGGGCCCTCGGGTGGCGCCTGGGGAGGCTAAGGGGCTGCCCAGCTTCTTCCAGGGGATGCAGCTGGTGCCCCACGAGGTGAAAGGTGGCTACAGGATTGGCGAGTTCCTGACGTTCAATTGTCTGGCA GGGGAGGGAGACCTGTACAGTGACTGCCTGCGCAGCTTCTGGACATGCCCTCGATGCGACCTCTACATGCCCTTCACACCTCTGGAGCGTGTGGCCCATGAAGAGGCCTGCCGGTCTCCTGACCCTCAGGACAGGGAGCTTGGCCACAAAG GGCCCAGAAGGGGTGCGGCGGAGGCTACCTCTGGCACCTCTGGCCTGCAGCAGCTCTACCACTGTGCCGTCTGCCAGGACAGCCTGCATCTCACACCCACAGAAATCCTGAAGCATCAGAAGCAGCATCGGGGGCACCTGTGA